The genomic stretch TAGAGCTATGTTGTGCTGTATCAATTTTTTTATCCCCAAAATATTTGACAGAGGCCACAACACCACAAATGCAGTTACAGCCATAGCTCATGATAGCCAACATAGGTGACCATTTGGTTGAGTAGTAGAAGTGTGTAACCTTCTTGGGTTGTGTTCACTCTAGCTGAGCAGCCTGGGAGCCCAGTCCTCAATGTCCCTGCAGGAGTGCCTACGGCTGCTGGAGGCTACCTTCCCCTTTGGAGGGGAGTCCGAGGTAATGACCCACACAGCCGTATTAGCAAAGGTTTTGGCCTAATTTAGCATAATAAATTTAGCCTAAGTTTTAGTCTAATGCCCATACTTTAGCCTATTTCATTCAGTTACCTTTGTTTGGCAATATGGCGATACGAGTGTGACATGGTTGGCACTCCATGCAAGATTACTTCCAGGGAGGTACTTTGCCAGTAAACTTTGCCAGTAAACCAATGGTCAGTTACTATTTTGGGCAAATCATGATTGTAACATTACTTGGGcacaaatgggtttttttttctttatggaTATTTTTGGAGCTACGGCACAAGTACATACTCATTTTATGAGGATGTCAGCTGGAGATTTAGCTGAGATGGGAGCAGAACAGAAGGGGGCATTGAGTATCAACACCAGCACCAAAGGACAACCATGTACTATCAGGGGGTGTCTATTTAACATGTAAAAAGCAATTTCACAGTGAGAGCTTTCAGTAGCTTctaattttaatgtaaaaaatacaaaagacattaatattattttgtctATAAATCATCTCAAGACCGTACAGCTAGTTTTTCTTTTCAGCGTTAAGTAATTTAAGCAAAAACAGTGCCCTGTTTtccaatataaataattatggCTTCAGCACAGGCCtggtgtatttaaaaaaaatgtatcgaTTATACCAAATATACCAAACAATTGATGTTAGATATTGACTCTATCCTCCTTCATGAGCCCTGTAATgacagacccagccagttaatTTCTGGCTGCTCCTAACAGTACAAAGTTCCATTTAGAGATCCCCTGTGCAATCATTTTTACTAACATTTATTCATTGATTGTATGTAATACTGTAATCATTTTTGAAAGATTATTCTTATCAGgtgaaattcttttttttttcataattaataaTGATGATTCCCACCCAGACGAGTACATGCTTTCATGTAAATGCCTGATTCTCTTCATATCATTAATGGCATGTTTGCTGAATTATTGTTTATTGAGATGGTTGACCGTTGCTTTTTGTTGTCAGTTTCAAGCTGCAGTGGTACCAGAGCTGGGGGAGCCTAGTGAGGAAAGCCCCTCCACCTCCCAGGGCTTCCCATTGTTGCCTCAGACTGAACCTTCGCTGGACCTGGAGCAGCAGTGGCAGGACATTATGGCCATCATGGAACTGCAGGTCAGTCCAGGCACGCTGGGATTTCCAGCATTCGTCTCATATGCGTCCTTAATGCTCTTACCGACCTCTAACTAGGGAAACGTTAAGCTTAGCTTCGCTTAAGTTAAGTTAAGTTTAAGTTCGATAGTGAATAACTTTTTTTGGATACACATAAAAGGTACAGATTCAGTAGTAATATCACCCTCTGCACCGTGCATTCTCCCATCAGAGGAAATACATCAGTATTTATGCTTTTTGTTGTTTGGTGAAATAATTATCAAATTGAATTCAACCCAGTAAATTGTTGATTTTTGATTTCTGTTAGTAGGTCCTGCAATTATGTTTGCATATGATGAGGCAAAAAATGCCTATATGTTTCTATATGCATATGGCATGGTAAATGCAGCCTGTGTAAATAAGTACCTTTTATTTCTGCTAATTCCTGTATAATCCCATTAATTCCTATGGAAAGTTTCCTCCCCTGAATATTCCAGACATTTTGCAACCTTACCTCTAACCAATCTTCTCTTCTGCTTTATCAAGGACATGGAGGTGAACAGCACTGCAGGGAACGCCTTCCTCAGCAATAACTTGGACAATGGTAACAGCAGCAGTGGGATGGAGTCTGGTTCCTTGACAAACTTTGGGCTCTCTAGCTCCACTCCCATTAACCAGGACGTTAGCCTCCACCAGGCATCACTCCCCAGCTGCAGTCAGGACTTTCCTAGCTTCTTCAGTCCTGATCTGGACACTCTCAGGCCTTGCCGGCCCACCTTGCTCAGCCTCTCCTCCAGCAACTCGTCCAACGTCAACTCTACCTTTGGGGCCACAAACCTAACAGGCCTCTTCCTCCCGACACCACTCAACGGCACCAACAGCATCAGCTCTACACCCTCGCTAACGGACCCTCTCAACAGTCTTCTGGAGGAGGCCATGTTGGACGAGATCAGCCTTCTGGACTTGGCCATGGAGGAAGGCTTCAGCCAGGCCCAAGCCTCCCAGCTGAAGGACGAACTTGACTCTGACTCAGGCCTCTCGCTGGATTCCAGCCGCAGTCCCGCGTCCCCCAGCTCCTCCGAGACTTCGTGCTCGTCCGCCACTTCCTCGTCCGCCATGTCCACCACCTTCTCCGAGGAAGGGGCGGTAGGGTACAGCACTGACTCAGAGGCAGCCGAGCTGGAGGAGGGCGCTGTCGGGGGCCACCAACCTGAGCACAGCAAGTTCTGCCGCATGAGCTACCAGGACCCCTCCCAGTTCCACCACCTCCCCCAACTGGAACACGTTGGCCACAACCACACTTATAACCTCCCACCTTCGCCCTCGCGCTCAGAGCGCGCCCTGTCGCCCGACTGCAAGCGAATCAGCCGGGACGCCAAACGGCAGGCCCCGCCCCAGCTGGACCTCCTGGACAAGCAGTCGAGCCGCGACGAACGGCGGGCGCGGTCGATGAAGATTCCCTTCTCCAACGAGCACATCGTCAACCTGCCCGTGGAGGAGTTCAACGAGCTGCTGGCCAAGCACCGCCTGAGCGAGGCCCAGCTGGCCCTCGTCCGCGACATCCGCAGGCGCGGCAAAAACAAGATGGCGGCGCAGAACTGCCGCAAGCGCAAGCTGGACACCATCCTCAGCCTGGAGCAGGGCGTGGATGGCCTGCGGCGCGACAAGGCCCGGCTCCTGAAGGAGAAGGCCGAGTTCCTGCGGTCCATTCGGCAGATGAAGCAGAAGGTGCACAGCCTGTACCAGGAGGTGTTTTCTCAGCTGCGGGACGAGGACGGGCGGCCATACCCAGCCAGCGAGTACGCGCTCCAGTACGGCAGCGATGGCAGCGTCCTAGTCATGCCCCGACGCCTGGCCGCGGAGCAGACCCGCAAGCCTGACAAGAAGCAGAAGGACAAAAAGAAGTGAGGGGGCAGGTcaccttttttcatttgtttgcaacaaaaaaagtgaTGCTCTACAGAGGCAAGCAAAGTGTTTCCTTTGGTTTGACATGACTCTGGTTGGGAAGAGAAGAGGGCGATGTTCATCTACTCGTTCTACCTTTATTCCtttccctttcccccccccagACGTTTTCAGCGCAGGAAAGGCTATGAAGCACAAGTGCTTTGTCTTAGTTCTGattttccattgttttttttggcaggaAAGGAATGGACTAGAAAAAAAGATtgaggggattttttttttattcaaggaACTAACTGCGTGAGAACAAACCTGTCCTGGATCCCATGGCAGCCAGCCAGTGAAGAAGAGGAGATGGCAGTCTTGTGTTGCACAGTGAGGAGGAAGACTGGCCTAAAATCCTAGTCATGGTTCATGGTCTCAAACACATGAACATCACATATATTGAGTCTGCATGGAACAGGCTACAACACAATGCAGGCACATTGTAAATCAGCTTTGAAGGGTTGTTGATGCTATTCATGGCTAAGTCCTCGGGAGCCAGAACCCAGGATCATGGTCACCCCTGCAGTAAATACAAAGGATGTCCCAAAGGTTATAGGAGGCCTTGAGAACATTTTGAGAAACCATGAATTCTGAAGCCAAATTTCCATTAATGGGTTTACAGAAGTTGAAATACAACCTAGCACTTTGGGACAATACCATTTTATCTTTGACATGGCCAACACTTACCGAGTGCTGTAGTGTTCTTTGTTTATCCCAGGACAAACTTGAAAGGTGTTAGCAGGACCACACTTGCCCCAAACATGCAGTTGCTAATGAGCAAGGACTCCCAACACACTCCACTGTGTTCTCGACCTGGAGCTCCAAGGCTGATTATCCGGGAACCCAGAAAAGGGCAGCGAGGTTGGGAATGGGTCCAGGGACAGCTGGGACTGAAGCTAAAGTTGGACTTTGGAGCCTTAGTTTGAAAGGAGATGGTTTTGGAATGAGGAAACATGCAACATATTTATGCAACAGCCTTTATATATCCATTCAAGGCACTGTAAGTGTCTGTAAACAGCTTGGCTGTATGCGCCTTGCTTTGTCTCCCTTTCTGTTTCGAGAGAAAGATTATTTTACCATCACATCAGTGCTCATCCCTGAAAAAGCCACATTATGGTGTCACATCACCAGTTTCAGGAGAGAACTCTGCCCCTTATCCCGACCTGTCACACCTACACAAATGATGTCAATAACTGTTAAGGCTATGCTTTTTGGTCAGTGTTGCTTTTTGCATTGGACACCTTTGGCTTGGAACTTAATGAGCAGAACAGTTGGAGCTTTTAGTCCCTTTGGGGCTGCTTCCCAACACACTGCGTTCGTCAACCCCAGTTGTCCCAGCACATCATCTTGCCAGTTGCATTGCGAAATTCTGACCCCCCccaaccacagccaaaacaaacaaacaagccagCAAATCACCTCCCCTGCATCTCCTACGCTGCCAGCTTGTGGGGCATGGAGCTCTGTGCCTTACACTATTGTTTCCCCTCTTTCCCTTCAGAAATACTATGCACCATCAAATCCACACTTGGCACCTTGTTCATCACTTAATCTCAATTGTACATTTATATTGGTACTTCAATTAAGTGGAcgagaaattggaaatttgcTTTGTCAAAGTGCTTCATTCATTCTACATACAACACTTTAAGTAGCAAGAACAGTATAAAGAACTGTAAAAATTCTTGCCATTTCATGTAGGCTATacatccacactgctgttggCAGGTGTATAAAAGCTGTAAGGTATTTTCATACCTAGTGAAACAGCACATTAGCAGTTTCATAATCATAATAGCtgttaatatgaataataatttccCCTGCTCAAGGCACTGTAAAACACTGTAATTTGGGGAAAATTATGATCCATTGTTATGAACAGTAGACAAGGTCTTTGCTAATGAACTAAATTAGATGGGTCTGCAGAAATGGCCTGCAATATATTTGAGCATGGTTTTGTGTTGAATTAATCTAGTGGAATTTAACTGATGCCATTCAGTGTGATGTGACTTCCTGATATTCTGAACTCCCCGTGCTTTCGACTGACAGATTTGACAGAAAGCCCTTAATTTGGGAGGTTCGAGATTTGGAAAAGCACAGGCCCCAAACAGACCCTGTGTGCTTTCAGGACAGTACAGCCTTTATTGGCAGTGGTTGTCTGTTTATTGTcagcaaactaaaaaaaaaaaaaaaaaaaaaaaggaatttaccCAAACCCACAGGAACACAAGACTAGCATGTGACTGAATGAGCTGGTCCAGAGCTGAGGGGACTTGTGTGCCATTCAAGTCGATGTCTGTGACCAGCATTGTCCACTTCTGACCGATCAGCTGGCAGTGGGGCAGGGCAGAACATTGCGGTGATGTACCAACTGCCAGTCTGTTTCAGTCTGTTCCCATCTCCCCAAGCTTCTGTTTTGTGTTACTATACCAACGCAGAAGCCAGACATTTTGTCTCAATGCTCTGCAGTAAACACTGAAGGGAGTTCTACCTTTCTGAAGGGAGTTctttggttcattattaaaaataaaaatcttgcaTTCCACTTAAATGGCATGCATAGGGGTAGGCCGGATAGTTGTTTAAATAGGTGCAGGCGCTTGAATAGCAATGCTATGTAGCTTTCAGGGCCATTCAGGGTCAGTCCTGCTTTTGGTATGTCGGTGAGAACTATTTAGTTGCAAAGTCATGCTCGCTTTTTGAAAAAAGGCCTTAACAGGTTTGACAGCAATattaatttgaattaatttgcACCCATCCTGATGTCATTTCCATTTTCTTCGCGATCCGTAAACAACtgacaatttgtttttttaaatcaaattgcTGGTGTCATTCGACAGTGATATATGCAGACAAAATAATCCAAATGCAGATGTCACTTGTGGCTGTTTCCATCttcatgttgaaataaaaagacaaacaaaactaACAAAAGTTAAGAGAAATTTTGTTACCAAAAAGTGAGAATTTcttctgcaaaacaaaaatttgAAATATTCGGCTAGGTTTTGTATGTCtgcttggagaaaaaaaaaaattactttgatTGTACCTGTATATTCCAAAGCACTTTTTTCAGATCAtgtctttgtatttgttttttgaacACCTTTTTTGACACTCAATTACATTtgtctgtaaatatttttatgtttcttaTGTGTATGacttttctttgtatttttttagtgTGTTGTCTTATGAAGCCTCTTCTCCCTTGTGTTGATTTTGGTTGTAAATTTTTCctctttattttactttgaaaaGTTTGCTGGCAATCTGGgattgttttattaataaaatgtttttattttcatgtgtgaCTGCTGTAGTAAATTGCTATGATCTTTGGAAAACAATAATGTGGGCACGAATCACagtgtatttaatatttaaagccTTATTACAAAACAATGCATTATGTCAGCTTGTTGAAAGTGGACTGGACTGGATAACATTATAACatcctattaaaaaaaaaaaaaaaaaaattaagccatgccacaaaaaaaaaaaaagagcaagcCTGTGACTGAACAGTTTTTTTGACACCCCAATCCGTGACATGCCCGCAGGTTCAAAACCTGCataaaaactgtaaaacaaattaaCTCTCCCAACTCTGCCCCTCTTGTGGATCTATGGGTAGGACTATAGCAGAGTTTTCCATTGGAAATGAAGAAGTGGTCGGTTACAAATCTTTAAATGAGCATAAAATGTAGTCCTATATTAAAATTGGAGTGATTTTCTAAACGCCAGAAAGCTGCCATGTGCTTTACCACACAGAAAACTAGGCTAAGGATTCGCAGAATAACCCATGACAACccatgaaaacatgttttaaaacattttagcaaattaataaaaaatcaaaaactgaaatctctgaTTTATATAAGTAAtccagtactttgtagaagcccctttggcagcaattacagctttgaatCTTCTTGGATAAGTctcacctggatttgggcagttcaTCCCATTCTTCTAGGCAGGTCCTCTTGTCCCCAAGCCACTCCAGCGTTGGCTGTATGCTccgggtcattgtcctgctgaaaggtgaaccgtcgccccagtctgaggttgtgtgcactctggagcaagTTTTCTTAAAAgtatttggttgcattcatccttccctcaattctaaccagtctccctgtccctgccgctgagaagcacccccgtAGCATGATGCTGcaaccaccatgcttcaccgtaagGATGGTATTAGCCAAGTGATGAccagtgcctggtgtttgccagacatagtgcttggagttctgcccaaagaatGCCATTTGACAAACTCCCAAGctggctgtcatatgccttttactcaagagtggcttccatcttgCCACTCTGCCATAAAcacctgattgatggagtgctgccgagatggtcatccttccagcaggttctcccattGCTGCAGAGAAATTCCGAAGCTtaatacccttgccctgatttTTGCCTCACCACTATTTTATGACAGAGGTCTACAGAGTTCCTTGGAATTCATGGTTTGATTTTTCTTGACAGTGTAAATTGCGGGACCTTACATACACAGGTATGTgtctttctaaactatgtccaatccaTTCAGTTTGCCACAGGTGAATCAAGTTCTAGAtgcatctcaaggataattaaagcaaacaggatgcacctgaccacaagcaaagggtctgaatactaatgtaaatgagagatttcagttttagattttttttttaaattctaaaaacatgtttaccTGTCATTATGAGTTATTGTAGATTGATAGGCAAAAATGTCAATTCTAATTAAATATACAACACAATAACGTGTGCAAAAGGTGAAGGTGTCTGAAGTGTTCTCCCCATCTGGTGTATCAGCATGACTATTCCCCCATTCCAGGAAATTAGGAGCACAAAACTAACATCCCAACCAGTATCAACCAAATGTTTGTGCTGCCTTGGcagtgaatcattgaaaataatatttggtGTGCTTTAACAGAATGTGAAGCATTTGTACAGTGTCACACACTAATGTTTAAGTCATTGGAATAAGTTCTTAGTTTTGGCATCAGCTTGCCAATGCTGAAAAGGGAAGCACCAGCAAGACGAGTAGGCATGGAAAGGAATTAGAAATTGAACTGGGCACAGTAGCTATACCAACAGTGACTTTGTTTTGCCATAATGTTTTTGCTGATCAAAAGACCCATGATTCACTACAGTGAGTCTCATTGACCATCCAACTGGTCCATAGATGCTGGCATAGCATTTtctgaggaagaaatgtgagtctTTTTTTGCAGCTACCCATTag from Conger conger chromosome 2, fConCon1.1, whole genome shotgun sequence encodes the following:
- the nfe2l1b gene encoding endoplasmic reticulum membrane sensor NFE2L1b isoform X2, encoding MLYLKKYFTEGLIQFTILLSLIGVRVDVDTYLSSQLPPLREIILGPSSAYTQTQFHNLRNTLDGYGIHPKSVDLDYFFTSRRLLNQVRSLDRLRVPSTELSAWLVHRDPEGVVPASAQSGPSGIALDSGGGGGGGLDDVSGPEGSAMRGGGGGVGGETPESGYSPGSEENMGAVAPRDGQDADNLSKEDIDLGAGREVFNYSSRQKETEVEKRSPEQNEEGPETEGWRNGLNLQAGQTHTQVDGETGESIPEQLSSLGAQSSMSLQECLRLLEATFPFGGESEFQAAVVPELGEPSEESPSTSQGFPLLPQTEPSLDLEQQWQDIMAIMELQDMEVNSTAGNAFLSNNLDNGNSSSGMESGSLTNFGLSSSTPINQDVSLHQASLPSCSQDFPSFFSPDLDTLRPCRPTLLSLSSSNSSNVNSTFGATNLTGLFLPTPLNGTNSISSTPSLTDPLNSLLEEAMLDEISLLDLAMEEGFSQAQASQLKDELDSDSGLSLDSSRSPASPSSSETSCSSATSSSAMSTTFSEEGAVGYSTDSEAAELEEGAVGGHQPEHSKFCRMSYQDPSQFHHLPQLEHVGHNHTYNLPPSPSRSERALSPDCKRISRDAKRQAPPQLDLLDKQSSRDERRARSMKIPFSNEHIVNLPVEEFNELLAKHRLSEAQLALVRDIRRRGKNKMAAQNCRKRKLDTILSLEQGVDGLRRDKARLLKEKAEFLRSIRQMKQKVHSLYQEVFSQLRDEDGRPYPASEYALQYGSDGSVLVMPRRLAAEQTRKPDKKQKDKKK
- the nfe2l1b gene encoding endoplasmic reticulum membrane sensor NFE2L1b isoform X1, coding for MLYLKKYFTEGLIQFTILLSLIGVRVDVDTYLSSQLPPLREIILGPSSAYTQTQFHNLRNTLDGYGIHPKSVDLDYFFTSRRLLNQVRSLDRLRVPSTELSAWLVHRDPEGVVPASAQSGPSGIALDSGGGGGGGLDDVSGPEGSAMRGGGGGVGGETPESGYSPGSEENMGAVAPRDGQDADNLSKEDIDLIDILWRQDIDLGAGREVFNYSSRQKETEVEKRSPEQNEEGPETEGWRNGLNLQAGQTHTQVDGETGESIPEQLSSLGAQSSMSLQECLRLLEATFPFGGESEFQAAVVPELGEPSEESPSTSQGFPLLPQTEPSLDLEQQWQDIMAIMELQDMEVNSTAGNAFLSNNLDNGNSSSGMESGSLTNFGLSSSTPINQDVSLHQASLPSCSQDFPSFFSPDLDTLRPCRPTLLSLSSSNSSNVNSTFGATNLTGLFLPTPLNGTNSISSTPSLTDPLNSLLEEAMLDEISLLDLAMEEGFSQAQASQLKDELDSDSGLSLDSSRSPASPSSSETSCSSATSSSAMSTTFSEEGAVGYSTDSEAAELEEGAVGGHQPEHSKFCRMSYQDPSQFHHLPQLEHVGHNHTYNLPPSPSRSERALSPDCKRISRDAKRQAPPQLDLLDKQSSRDERRARSMKIPFSNEHIVNLPVEEFNELLAKHRLSEAQLALVRDIRRRGKNKMAAQNCRKRKLDTILSLEQGVDGLRRDKARLLKEKAEFLRSIRQMKQKVHSLYQEVFSQLRDEDGRPYPASEYALQYGSDGSVLVMPRRLAAEQTRKPDKKQKDKKK
- the nfe2l1b gene encoding endoplasmic reticulum membrane sensor NFE2L1b isoform X3, which codes for MLYLKKYFTEGLIQFTILLSLIGVRVDVDTYLSSQLPPLREIILGPSSAYTQTQFHNLRNTLDGYGIHPKSVDLDYFFTSRRLLNQVRSLDRLRVPSTELSAWLVHRDPEGVVPASAQSGPSGIALDSGGGGGGGLDDVSGPEGSAMRGGGGGVGGETPESGYSPGSEENMGAVAPRDGQDADNLSKEDIDLIDILWRQDIDLGAGREVFNYSSRQKETEVEKRSPEQNEEGPETEGWRNGLNLQAGQTHTQVDGETGESIPEQFQAAVVPELGEPSEESPSTSQGFPLLPQTEPSLDLEQQWQDIMAIMELQDMEVNSTAGNAFLSNNLDNGNSSSGMESGSLTNFGLSSSTPINQDVSLHQASLPSCSQDFPSFFSPDLDTLRPCRPTLLSLSSSNSSNVNSTFGATNLTGLFLPTPLNGTNSISSTPSLTDPLNSLLEEAMLDEISLLDLAMEEGFSQAQASQLKDELDSDSGLSLDSSRSPASPSSSETSCSSATSSSAMSTTFSEEGAVGYSTDSEAAELEEGAVGGHQPEHSKFCRMSYQDPSQFHHLPQLEHVGHNHTYNLPPSPSRSERALSPDCKRISRDAKRQAPPQLDLLDKQSSRDERRARSMKIPFSNEHIVNLPVEEFNELLAKHRLSEAQLALVRDIRRRGKNKMAAQNCRKRKLDTILSLEQGVDGLRRDKARLLKEKAEFLRSIRQMKQKVHSLYQEVFSQLRDEDGRPYPASEYALQYGSDGSVLVMPRRLAAEQTRKPDKKQKDKKK